In the Streptomyces formicae genome, one interval contains:
- a CDS encoding sulfurtransferase — MSRSDVLVDADWVEAHIEDPKVAIVEVDEDTSAYEKNHIKNAIRIDWTKDLQDPVRRDFIDQEGFEKLLSAKGIANDTTVVLYGGNNNWFASYAFWYFKLYGHQDVKLLDGGRKKWELDSRDLVDGAQVPNRPATDYKAKPQDTSIRAFRDDVVAAIGAKNLVDVRSPDEFSGKLLAPAHLPQEQSQRPGHVPSARNIPWSKNANDDGTFKSDDELKALYEDEQVDLAKDTIAYCRIGERSALTWFVLHELLGQTNVKNYDGSWTEYGSLVGVPIELGANK, encoded by the coding sequence ATGAGCCGCAGCGACGTCCTGGTAGACGCCGACTGGGTCGAGGCCCACATCGAGGACCCGAAGGTCGCCATCGTCGAGGTCGACGAGGACACCTCGGCGTACGAGAAGAACCACATCAAGAACGCGATCCGGATCGACTGGACCAAGGACCTCCAGGACCCGGTCCGCCGTGACTTCATCGACCAGGAGGGCTTCGAGAAGCTCCTGTCGGCGAAGGGCATCGCCAACGACACGACCGTCGTCCTCTACGGCGGCAACAACAACTGGTTCGCCTCGTACGCCTTCTGGTACTTCAAGCTCTACGGCCACCAGGACGTGAAGCTCCTCGACGGCGGCCGCAAGAAGTGGGAGCTCGACTCCCGCGACCTGGTCGACGGTGCGCAGGTCCCGAACCGCCCCGCCACCGACTACAAGGCCAAGCCCCAGGACACCTCGATCCGCGCCTTCCGCGACGACGTCGTGGCGGCCATCGGCGCGAAGAACCTGGTCGACGTGCGCTCGCCCGACGAGTTCAGCGGCAAGCTGCTCGCCCCGGCCCACCTCCCGCAGGAGCAGTCGCAGCGTCCGGGCCACGTCCCGTCCGCGCGCAACATTCCGTGGTCGAAGAACGCCAACGACGACGGCACCTTCAAGTCGGACGACGAGCTCAAGGCCCTCTACGAGGACGAGCAGGTCGACCTGGCCAAGGACACCATCGCGTACTGCCGCATCGGCGAGCGTTCGGCCCTGACCTGGTTCGTCCTGCACGAGCTGCTCGGCCAGACCAACGTCAAGAACTACGACGGCTCGTGGACCGAGTACGGCTCGCTCGTCGGCGTGCCGATCGAGCTCGGCGCCAACAAGTAA
- a CDS encoding putative leader peptide, whose protein sequence is MQRQADLTKRRAVDLCRVAAMLCRTF, encoded by the coding sequence ATGCAACGACAGGCGGACCTCACGAAGCGGCGGGCAGTGGACCTGTGCCGCGTCGCCGCCATGCTCTGTCGCACCTTCTGA
- a CDS encoding DUF2993 domain-containing protein, whose amino-acid sequence MRAVRILLIVVVVLGGLFVAADRLAVNFAEGEAADKMRTSEGLSRTPDVSIKGFPFLTQVAGGELDDVEVGIKDYEAKSGSDSLLIDDLTAHMKGVKFSGDYSSATAATATGTARVSYDELLKASKSEPVQLPLGATGKVVGLSDGGNGKIKVEVEVSKGGVKLPKPVYVLSSIRVEGDNIKVHADEIPKKISVLGVSIPLPEGTARDVTDFEQKVEDLPAGIKLEKVEAAPDGVDMSVTGSNVRLAG is encoded by the coding sequence ATGCGCGCCGTACGAATACTTCTGATCGTCGTCGTGGTCCTGGGAGGTCTGTTCGTGGCGGCCGACCGGCTGGCCGTGAACTTCGCCGAGGGCGAGGCGGCGGACAAGATGCGTACCAGCGAGGGCCTGAGCCGGACGCCCGACGTCTCCATCAAGGGCTTCCCGTTCCTGACCCAGGTCGCGGGCGGCGAGCTCGACGACGTCGAGGTGGGGATCAAGGACTACGAGGCCAAGTCCGGCTCCGACTCCCTCCTCATCGACGATCTGACGGCCCACATGAAGGGCGTGAAGTTCTCCGGCGACTACAGCTCGGCGACCGCCGCGACCGCCACCGGCACCGCGCGCGTCTCCTACGACGAGCTCCTGAAGGCGAGCAAGTCGGAGCCGGTCCAGCTGCCGCTCGGCGCCACCGGCAAGGTCGTCGGCCTCTCCGACGGCGGCAACGGCAAGATCAAGGTCGAGGTCGAGGTCAGCAAGGGCGGCGTGAAGCTGCCCAAGCCCGTCTACGTGCTCAGCTCGATCCGCGTCGAGGGCGACAACATCAAGGTCCACGCGGACGAGATCCCGAAGAAGATCTCCGTGCTCGGCGTCTCCATCCCGCTGCCCGAGGGCACCGCCCGCGACGTCACCGACTTCGAGCAGAAGGTCGAGGACCTGCCGGCCGGGATCAAGCTGGAGAAGGTCGAGGCGGCGCCGGACGGCGTGGACATGTCCGTGACGGGCTCGAACGTGCGACTCGCGGGCTGA
- a CDS encoding MoaD/ThiS family protein: protein MVNGTIRYWAAAKAAAGVAEEPYAAGTLAEALDAARERHPGELVRVLQRCSFLVDGDPVGTRGHETVRLAEGGTVEVLPPFAGG, encoded by the coding sequence ATGGTGAACGGCACCATTCGTTACTGGGCCGCGGCCAAGGCGGCAGCGGGTGTCGCGGAGGAGCCGTACGCGGCGGGGACGCTCGCGGAGGCCCTTGACGCCGCGCGCGAGCGGCACCCGGGCGAGCTCGTCCGGGTCCTGCAGCGCTGTTCGTTCCTTGTCGACGGCGACCCCGTCGGGACTCGTGGGCATGAGACCGTACGCCTTGCCGAGGGCGGCACGGTCGAGGTGCTCCCGCCGTTCGCAGGAGGATGA
- a CDS encoding response regulator transcription factor: MSSLLLLTNALQPSTEVLPALGLLLHNVRVAPAEGPALVDTPGADVILIDGRRDLPQVRSLCQLLRSTGPGCPLVLVVTEGGLAAVTADWGIDDVLLDTAGPAEVEARLRLAMGRQQITSDDSPMEIRNGDLSVDEATYSAKLKGRVLDLTFKEFELIKYLAQHPGRVFTRAQLLQEVWGYDYFGGTRTVDVHVRRLRAKLGVEHESLIGTVRNVGYRFVTPEKVERAADEEKAKAATPRAEENGGARAASVPAVAESAPKEAAVRPAQR, encoded by the coding sequence ATGAGCTCTCTGCTGCTCCTCACCAATGCCCTCCAGCCGTCGACGGAGGTGCTCCCCGCTCTCGGCCTGCTCCTTCACAACGTGCGCGTCGCCCCCGCGGAAGGGCCCGCTCTCGTCGACACCCCCGGTGCCGACGTCATCCTGATCGACGGGCGCCGCGACCTCCCCCAGGTGCGCAGCCTCTGTCAGCTGCTGCGCTCCACGGGCCCCGGATGTCCCCTGGTCCTCGTCGTGACGGAGGGCGGTCTCGCCGCCGTCACCGCCGACTGGGGCATCGACGACGTACTCCTCGACACCGCGGGCCCCGCCGAGGTCGAGGCGCGCCTGCGGCTCGCGATGGGCCGCCAGCAGATCACCTCGGACGACTCCCCCATGGAGATCCGCAACGGCGATCTCTCCGTGGACGAGGCGACGTACAGCGCGAAGCTCAAGGGCCGGGTCCTGGACCTGACCTTCAAGGAGTTCGAGCTGATCAAGTACCTGGCGCAGCACCCCGGCCGGGTCTTCACGCGGGCCCAGTTGCTCCAGGAGGTCTGGGGCTACGACTACTTCGGCGGCACGCGCACGGTCGACGTGCACGTGCGGCGCCTGCGCGCGAAGCTCGGCGTCGAGCACGAGTCGCTGATCGGCACCGTCCGGAATGTCGGCTACCGCTTCGTCACGCCCGAGAAGGTCGAACGGGCGGCCGACGAGGAGAAGGCGAAGGCGGCGACGCCCCGGGCCGAGGAGAACGGCGGCGCGCGGGCGGCGTCCGTCCCGGCCGTCGCGGAATCCGCTCCGAAGGAAGCTGCCGTACGCCCTGCCCAGCGGTAG
- a CDS encoding LacI family DNA-binding transcriptional regulator yields MAKVTRDDVARLAGTSTAVVSYVINNGPRPVAPATRERVLAAIKELGYRPDRVAQAMASRRTDLIGMIVPDARQPFFAEMTHAVEQAASERGKMVLVGNSDYVEERETHYLRAFLGMRVSGLILVSHGLTDQAAAEIDAWDARVVLLHERPEAIDDVAVVTDDVGGAQLATRHLLEHGHEYVACVGGTAETPTVGDPVSDHVEGWRRAMREAGRPVEGRLFEAPYNRYDAYQVGLELLARPDRPTAIFCSTDDQAIGILRAARELRIDVPGELAVAGFDDVKEAGLTDPPLTTVASDRPAMARAAVDLVLDDGLRVAGSRRERLKLFPSRLVVRQSCGCQ; encoded by the coding sequence GTGGCCAAGGTGACTCGGGATGACGTGGCGCGACTTGCGGGTACTTCGACCGCGGTCGTCAGTTACGTCATCAACAACGGACCCAGGCCGGTCGCCCCGGCCACGCGCGAGCGGGTACTCGCCGCGATCAAGGAGCTGGGTTACCGGCCCGACCGGGTTGCCCAGGCCATGGCCTCGCGGCGCACGGACCTCATAGGCATGATCGTGCCGGACGCGCGCCAGCCGTTCTTCGCGGAGATGACGCACGCCGTGGAACAGGCGGCGTCCGAGCGCGGAAAGATGGTCCTCGTCGGCAACTCCGACTACGTGGAGGAGCGCGAGACCCACTACCTGCGCGCCTTCCTCGGCATGCGGGTCTCCGGCCTCATCCTCGTCAGCCACGGTCTGACCGACCAGGCCGCCGCCGAGATCGACGCGTGGGACGCGCGCGTGGTGCTCCTGCACGAGCGGCCCGAGGCCATCGACGACGTCGCGGTCGTCACGGACGACGTCGGCGGCGCGCAGCTCGCCACCCGGCACCTGCTCGAACACGGCCATGAGTACGTCGCCTGCGTCGGCGGCACCGCGGAGACCCCGACGGTCGGCGACCCCGTCTCCGACCACGTCGAGGGCTGGCGGCGCGCGATGCGCGAGGCCGGCCGCCCGGTGGAGGGGCGGCTCTTCGAAGCCCCCTACAACCGCTACGACGCCTACCAGGTGGGCCTCGAACTGCTCGCCCGCCCCGACCGCCCCACCGCGATCTTCTGCTCCACGGACGACCAGGCGATCGGCATCCTGCGGGCGGCGCGCGAGCTGCGCATCGACGTGCCCGGCGAGCTGGCCGTGGCGGGCTTCGACGACGTCAAGGAGGCCGGGCTCACCGACCCGCCGCTGACGACGGTGGCCTCCGACCGGCCCGCGATGGCCCGCGCGGCCGTCGACCTCGTCCTCGACGACGGACTGCGGGTCGCGGGTTCGCGCAGGGAGCGCCTGAAGCTGTTCCCCTCCCGGCTCGTGGTGCGCCAGTCCTGCGGCTGCCAGTAG
- a CDS encoding S1C family serine protease — protein sequence MTETFRHSGEYHQQQSSAPVPPGGTQGAFPPPPAYAPEAPQGHGPARRRRARGPLALLAAVAIAAAAVGGGTAYAVQTLTDRDGGSSATSTDVVPTSKKGTVSGVAEAVSPSIVEISASTGQGKSTGSGVITKSDGEIVTNNHVVAGATSIKVRTNDGKTYDAEVVGTDSKKDLALIQLKDASGLKPATLGNSDNVKVGDEVVAIGSPEGLTGTVTSGIISALERDVTVSTDEGQQQPQNPDGGWPFEFGGQQFNGDTGSSKTTYKALQTDASLNPGNSGGALIDMNGNIIGINSAMYSPSSSSQGSGESASGSVGLGFAIPIDTVKNDLGKLRSGSRT from the coding sequence ATGACCGAGACCTTCCGCCACAGCGGCGAGTACCACCAGCAGCAGTCGTCAGCGCCTGTGCCGCCCGGCGGTACGCAGGGCGCCTTCCCGCCCCCGCCCGCCTACGCGCCGGAAGCACCTCAGGGGCACGGCCCCGCAAGGCGCCGCCGCGCGAGGGGCCCGCTGGCCCTGCTCGCCGCCGTCGCCATCGCGGCGGCCGCGGTGGGCGGCGGCACCGCGTACGCCGTCCAGACGCTGACCGACCGGGACGGCGGTTCCTCCGCCACCAGCACGGACGTCGTGCCGACCAGCAAGAAGGGCACCGTCTCCGGTGTCGCGGAAGCGGTCAGCCCGAGCATCGTGGAGATCAGCGCGAGCACCGGTCAGGGCAAGTCCACCGGCTCCGGCGTCATCACCAAGAGCGACGGCGAGATCGTCACCAACAACCACGTCGTCGCCGGCGCCACCTCGATCAAGGTGCGCACCAACGACGGCAAGACGTACGACGCCGAGGTCGTCGGCACCGACAGCAAGAAGGACCTCGCGCTCATCCAGCTGAAGGACGCCTCCGGGCTCAAGCCCGCGACCCTCGGCAACTCCGACAACGTGAAGGTCGGCGACGAGGTCGTCGCCATCGGCTCCCCCGAGGGCCTGACCGGCACCGTCACCAGCGGCATCATCTCCGCGCTCGAACGCGACGTCACCGTCTCCACGGACGAAGGACAGCAGCAGCCGCAGAACCCCGACGGCGGCTGGCCGTTCGAGTTCGGCGGGCAGCAGTTCAACGGCGACACCGGCTCGTCCAAGACCACCTACAAGGCGCTCCAGACCGACGCCTCGCTCAACCCCGGCAACTCCGGCGGCGCCCTCATCGACATGAACGGCAACATCATCGGGATCAACTCCGCGATGTACTCGCCCAGTTCCTCGTCGCAGGGCAGCGGCGAGTCCGCGTCCGGCAGCGTCGGCCTCGGCTTCGCCATCCCGATCGACACCGTCAAGAACGACCTGGGCAAGCTCCGGTCGGGTTCCAGGACCTGA
- a CDS encoding response regulator transcription factor yields the protein MSPAEGDRTGDREQQRILIVDDEPAVREALQRSLAFEGYATEVAVDGADALEKAAAHRPDLVVLDIQMPRMDGLTAARRLRATGTTTPILMLTARDTVGDRVTGLDAGADDYLVKPFELDELFARIRALLRRSSYAAAAGEAEEGDTLSFADLRMDLATREVTRGPRTVELTRTEFTLLEMFLAHPRQVLTREQILKAVWGFDFEPSSNSLDVYVMYLRRKTEAGGEPRLVHTVRGVGYVLRGGE from the coding sequence ATGAGCCCCGCCGAAGGCGACCGCACCGGTGACCGCGAGCAGCAGCGCATCCTGATCGTGGACGACGAACCCGCCGTGCGGGAGGCGCTCCAGCGCAGTCTCGCCTTCGAGGGGTACGCCACGGAGGTCGCCGTCGACGGCGCCGACGCCCTGGAGAAGGCCGCCGCGCACCGCCCCGACCTGGTCGTACTCGACATCCAGATGCCCCGCATGGACGGCCTGACCGCCGCGCGCAGGCTCCGCGCCACCGGGACGACCACGCCCATCCTGATGCTGACCGCGCGCGACACCGTCGGCGACCGCGTCACGGGACTCGACGCGGGCGCCGACGACTACCTGGTCAAGCCGTTCGAACTGGACGAGCTGTTCGCCCGCATCAGGGCGCTGCTGCGGCGCAGTTCGTACGCCGCCGCCGCGGGAGAGGCCGAGGAGGGCGACACCCTCTCCTTCGCCGACCTGCGCATGGACCTGGCGACCCGCGAGGTCACCAGGGGCCCGCGCACGGTCGAGCTGACCCGCACGGAGTTCACGCTCCTGGAGATGTTCCTCGCCCACCCCCGCCAGGTCCTCACCCGTGAGCAGATCCTGAAGGCCGTCTGGGGCTTCGACTTCGAGCCGTCGTCCAACTCCCTGGACGTGTACGTCATGTACCTGCGCCGCAAGACGGAGGCGGGCGGCGAACCCCGTCTGGTGCACACGGTGCGGGGCGTCGGGTACGTGCTGCGGGGCGGGGAGTGA
- a CDS encoding sensor histidine kinase, with product MNRVVRRFRALPLRSRLALLVATAVALAVAAAAVTCWFVVRNALIDSLDGALSSNRPNPNQVVQQIDIDALAGKARCLRTIPTRDNTDLYEQTIQIVSKNGTKCTILGRRSIEVGPEDTAVAENQDTETYHNAVASNGEKYRVLTYPLKEYPQFSLAVSVARPLSEVDDTLDSLALILVVVAGVGVLGAGAAGLWVARTGLRPVDRLTEAVEHVARTEDLNLRIPVEGDDEIARLSESFNSMTASLASSRDLQQQLIADAGHELRTPLTSLRTNIELLARSEETGRAIPPDDRKALLASVTAQMTELAVLIGDLQELSRPDTGESGAKVQVVALHNLTRTAIERARLRGPELTITAELAPWYVRVEPPALERAIVNVLDNAVKFSPPRGTIEVALDRGRLTVRDHGPGIPEDELPHVFDRFWRSPSARSLPGSGLGLSIVARTVRQSGGEVTLAAAEGGGTVVTVQLPGAATPPPGEMPSTPS from the coding sequence GTGAACAGGGTCGTACGGCGGTTCCGCGCGCTGCCGTTGCGCTCGCGCCTCGCGCTCCTGGTGGCCACGGCCGTGGCGCTCGCCGTCGCGGCGGCCGCGGTGACGTGCTGGTTCGTGGTGCGCAACGCCCTGATCGACTCGTTGGACGGGGCGCTGAGCAGCAACCGCCCCAACCCGAACCAGGTCGTCCAGCAGATCGACATCGACGCACTGGCGGGCAAGGCGCGCTGTCTGCGCACGATCCCCACCCGCGACAACACCGATCTGTACGAGCAGACCATCCAGATCGTGTCCAAGAACGGCACGAAGTGCACCATCCTGGGACGCCGGTCGATCGAGGTCGGCCCCGAGGACACCGCCGTGGCCGAGAACCAGGACACGGAGACGTACCACAACGCCGTCGCGTCCAACGGCGAGAAGTACCGGGTCCTGACCTATCCGCTCAAGGAATACCCGCAGTTCTCGCTCGCGGTCTCCGTGGCCCGTCCCCTCAGCGAGGTGGACGACACCCTCGACAGTCTCGCCCTGATCCTCGTCGTCGTCGCCGGAGTCGGCGTCCTCGGCGCGGGCGCCGCGGGACTCTGGGTGGCGCGCACGGGTCTGCGCCCGGTGGACCGACTCACCGAAGCCGTCGAACACGTGGCCCGCACCGAGGACTTGAACCTCCGCATCCCCGTCGAGGGCGACGACGAGATCGCCCGGCTCTCGGAGTCCTTCAACTCCATGACCGCCTCGCTCGCCTCCTCCCGCGACCTCCAGCAGCAGCTGATCGCCGACGCGGGCCACGAGCTGCGGACGCCGCTCACCTCCCTGCGCACCAACATCGAACTGCTCGCGCGCAGCGAGGAGACGGGCCGGGCCATCCCGCCCGACGACCGCAAGGCGCTCCTCGCCTCGGTCACCGCGCAGATGACCGAACTGGCCGTACTCATCGGCGACCTGCAAGAGCTCTCGCGGCCCGACACCGGCGAGAGCGGCGCCAAGGTCCAGGTCGTCGCGCTGCACAACCTCACGAGGACCGCCATCGAGCGGGCCAGGCTGCGCGGCCCCGAGCTGACCATCACCGCGGAGCTCGCGCCCTGGTACGTGCGCGTGGAGCCGCCCGCCCTGGAACGCGCCATCGTCAACGTCCTCGACAACGCGGTGAAGTTCAGCCCGCCGCGCGGCACGATCGAGGTCGCCCTCGACCGCGGCAGGCTGACCGTGCGGGACCACGGCCCCGGCATTCCCGAGGACGAACTCCCGCACGTCTTCGACCGGTTCTGGCGCTCGCCGTCCGCGCGCAGCCTGCCGGGATCGGGCCTCGGCCTCTCGATCGTGGCGCGTACGGTGCGGCAGTCCGGCGGCGAGGTGACGCTGGCGGCGGCCGAGGGGGGCGGCACGGTGGTGACGGTGCAGTTGCCGGGGGCGGCCACTCCGCCGCCCGGGGAGATGCCGTCCACCCCCAGTTAA
- the abc-f gene encoding ribosomal protection-like ABC-F family protein, with protein MFPVTPVTPLTTAPAATTSQLTLTDITKRYEDHVVLDRVSLTIRPGERAGVIGDNGSGKSTLLRIVAGLEQPDNGTLTVTAPGGTGHLAQTLGLPDTATVGDAIDASLAELRSLERRIRAAASSLEGADQAAYDHYARLLAEFEARGGHDADRLVEVHLRHLGEPGALDRARPLGTLSGGQRSRLALAGTLASAPELLLLDEPTNDLDDAATHWLEERLRAHRGTVVAVTHDRAFLDRVTTTILEVDGERRTVRRYGNGYAGYLTAKAAERARHEREYEEWRAEVARHSALADSNIGLLSAIPRKAPAAFSGAGAFRARSRAHGAMSRIRNARERLHRLTENPVPPPPRPLRFTARVDGAAAGDVELTDVRVPGRLEIDGTLTIGAGERLLVTGPNGAGKTTLLRVLAGELAPESGEVRRPGRVGLLRQDNSPSADGRSVLDAFGGEERRAELLALGLFREADLGRPVRVLSVGQRRRLELARLVTRPLDLLLLDEPTNHLSPALVEDLEVALEGFAGTLVVVSHDRRLRAGFRGGCLSLRDGRRC; from the coding sequence TTGTTCCCAGTCACCCCAGTCACCCCACTCACCACAGCCCCCGCAGCCACCACCTCCCAGCTCACCCTCACCGACATCACCAAGCGCTACGAGGACCACGTGGTCCTCGACCGCGTCTCCCTCACCATCCGTCCCGGCGAGCGCGCGGGCGTCATCGGGGACAACGGCTCGGGCAAGTCCACCCTGCTGCGGATCGTCGCCGGGCTGGAGCAGCCGGACAACGGCACGCTCACCGTCACCGCGCCCGGCGGCACCGGACACCTCGCGCAGACCCTCGGCCTGCCGGACACCGCGACCGTCGGCGACGCGATCGACGCGTCCCTCGCCGAACTGCGCTCCCTGGAGCGGCGGATCAGGGCCGCCGCATCGTCCCTGGAAGGCGCCGACCAGGCCGCGTACGACCACTACGCACGCCTCCTCGCCGAGTTCGAGGCGCGCGGCGGACACGACGCCGACCGCCTCGTCGAGGTCCACCTGCGCCACCTCGGGGAGCCCGGCGCCCTGGACCGCGCACGGCCGCTCGGCACGCTCTCCGGCGGGCAGCGCTCCCGGCTCGCGCTCGCCGGAACGCTCGCGTCCGCCCCCGAACTGCTCCTGCTCGACGAGCCGACCAACGACCTCGACGACGCGGCCACGCACTGGCTGGAGGAACGGTTGCGCGCCCACCGCGGCACGGTCGTCGCGGTCACGCACGACCGGGCGTTCCTCGACCGCGTGACGACGACGATCCTGGAGGTGGACGGCGAGCGGCGGACCGTGCGGCGCTACGGCAACGGTTACGCGGGCTACCTGACCGCCAAGGCCGCCGAACGCGCCCGCCACGAGCGGGAGTACGAGGAGTGGCGCGCCGAAGTCGCCCGGCACTCCGCGCTCGCCGACTCCAACATCGGGCTGCTCTCCGCGATCCCCCGCAAGGCACCGGCCGCGTTCAGCGGGGCGGGCGCCTTCCGCGCGCGGTCACGGGCGCACGGCGCGATGAGCCGGATCCGCAACGCCCGCGAACGGCTGCACCGGCTGACCGAGAACCCCGTGCCGCCGCCCCCGCGCCCCCTGCGCTTCACCGCGCGCGTCGACGGTGCCGCGGCGGGTGACGTCGAGCTCACGGACGTACGCGTCCCGGGCCGTCTGGAGATCGACGGGACGCTGACCATCGGCGCCGGTGAGCGGCTCCTGGTCACCGGGCCCAACGGCGCGGGCAAGACGACACTGCTGCGGGTGCTCGCCGGGGAGCTGGCCCCGGAGTCGGGCGAAGTCCGCCGTCCGGGGCGGGTGGGGCTACTGCGGCAGGACAACTCCCCCTCTGCGGACGGGCGTTCGGTGCTCGACGCCTTCGGCGGGGAGGAGCGGCGTGCCGAGCTGCTCGCGCTCGGGCTCTTCCGCGAGGCGGATCTCGGGAGGCCCGTGCGGGTGCTCTCCGTGGGGCAGCGGCGGCGGCTCGAACTGGCCCGGCTCGTCACGCGCCCGCTGGACCTGCTGCTGCTCGACGAGCCGACCAACCATCTGTCCCCCGCGCTCGTGGAGGATCTGGAGGTGGCGCTGGAGGGGTTCGCGGGAACGTTGGTGGTCGTGAGCCATGACCGGCGGCTGCGGGCGGGTTTCCGGGGCGGGTGCCTGTCGCTGCGCGACGGGCGTAGGTGCTAG
- a CDS encoding DUF2993 domain-containing protein: MRSPHRIATRPSDAPLDDGTVHDHRTVHDDRTNDTAELPATAYSNPYDELGALAPNPLEEFLHEEKDEPAADAPWTPPNHRRGSRRRTRFAGLPLAAKAVVAVLVATAFLALGDRWALLYAEHEAADKLKDQMKLSAAPEVDIEGFPFLTQVFDKRVDKVKVTVPDVAADRISLAKVSATATDVRIDGDGPTSFKGAHIGEMNGEVLLSFDDLNRELGASQVTFTGKGHDQVLARGTLPVAGHDLKVRADARIQRNGDRGISTDIGGMRLQLGDLATYRPGTREKEGLHLSRSSADRVSKETSKAKALLSVPAIVQRLGVPDSVVRGALESDAKLNELTGAPKFVNDVMGLNLIDVAMGHPELLKKLGLDPALLDGLAKLTRPVLADRLTLAFQLPKLPGEGTMALQDVTVEKEGIRVRIAGSGIGIGR; the protein is encoded by the coding sequence ATGCGTTCCCCCCACCGCATAGCCACGCGTCCTTCGGACGCCCCGCTCGATGACGGCACGGTCCACGACCACCGCACAGTCCACGACGACCGCACGAACGACACCGCTGAACTTCCGGCCACCGCGTACAGCAATCCGTACGACGAGCTGGGCGCACTCGCCCCGAACCCGCTGGAGGAGTTCCTCCACGAGGAGAAGGACGAGCCCGCCGCGGACGCCCCCTGGACGCCGCCCAACCACCGCCGAGGCAGCCGCCGCCGCACCCGTTTCGCGGGCCTGCCGCTCGCCGCGAAGGCCGTCGTCGCCGTCCTCGTCGCCACCGCGTTCCTCGCTCTCGGTGACCGCTGGGCCCTTCTGTACGCCGAGCACGAGGCGGCGGACAAGCTCAAGGACCAGATGAAGCTGAGCGCGGCGCCCGAGGTGGACATCGAGGGATTCCCCTTCCTCACCCAGGTCTTCGACAAGCGCGTCGACAAGGTGAAGGTGACCGTCCCCGACGTCGCCGCCGACCGGATCTCCCTCGCCAAGGTCTCCGCGACCGCCACCGACGTACGGATCGACGGGGACGGTCCCACCTCGTTCAAGGGCGCCCACATCGGTGAGATGAACGGCGAGGTGCTGCTCTCCTTCGACGACCTCAACCGCGAACTGGGCGCCTCCCAGGTCACGTTCACCGGCAAGGGCCACGACCAGGTCCTCGCGCGCGGCACGCTGCCCGTCGCCGGGCACGACCTGAAGGTGCGCGCCGACGCCCGCATCCAGCGCAACGGCGACCGGGGCATCTCCACCGACATCGGCGGCATGCGCCTCCAGCTCGGCGACCTCGCGACGTACCGACCCGGCACCCGCGAGAAGGAGGGCCTGCACCTGTCGCGCTCCTCCGCCGACCGCGTGAGCAAGGAGACGTCGAAGGCAAAGGCGCTGCTCTCCGTCCCCGCGATCGTCCAGCGGCTCGGCGTGCCGGACTCCGTGGTGCGCGGGGCGCTGGAGAGCGACGCCAAGCTGAACGAGCTGACGGGCGCGCCGAAGTTCGTGAACGACGTGATGGGCCTCAACCTCATCGACGTCGCGATGGGCCACCCCGAGCTGCTCAAGAAGCTCGGCCTGGACCCCGCGCTCCTCGACGGCCTCGCCAAGCTCACCCGCCCCGTACTCGCCGACCGCCTCACCCTCGCCTTCCAACTCCCGAAGCTCCCGGGCGAGGGAACGATGGCACTGCAGGACGTGACGGTGGAGAAGGAGGGCATCAGGGTGCGGATCGCGGGCTCGGGGATCGGGATCGGCCGGTAG